Proteins encoded by one window of Lacipirellulaceae bacterium:
- a CDS encoding alpha-L-fucosidase, with protein MGKANCMRAVLILSLVSVANPLRAQEAFRYEADWDSIRSRYKCPEWFRDAKFGIFVFWGPASVPQVGNDKYGRWMYSKKYVPNGVDCRRYHEAHFGHSSKFGYKDFFPRFKMEKYDAGDWVSLFEESGAKYIVPVAEMHDGYAMYASKHTRWNVVDVGPKRDVMRLLVDEARKKDLKVGLSSHFAWNREYYPKWDPTFDTNDPEFEDLYGKPVKPEDPPTQEFLDHWWDRTTDIVDQYEPDILWFDFGLDKPGFAPVHKKIMAYYYNKGLEWEKGVVFQDKNMRYESFPEDLMVLDIERGRRTETSPLPWQTDTAVGKISWTWIINENYKSSDFLIDELVDIVSKNGNLLLSIGPKPDGTIGENEAAILKDFGKWLEINGEAIYGTRPWKIYGEGPAKFAEGKTKFKNKHHTEYNDVESVAEDVRFTTKGETLFAISLAWPKDGKFRIESLSKGNPHESKPVASVEFVSGSNEIDWEQAEDALTIQTQGEQPCEAAYVFKIQFAN; from the coding sequence ATGGGCAAAGCAAACTGTATGAGAGCGGTCCTAATTCTCAGCCTAGTCTCGGTTGCGAATCCGTTGCGTGCCCAAGAAGCCTTTCGTTACGAGGCTGACTGGGACTCGATTCGCAGTCGATACAAGTGCCCCGAGTGGTTTCGCGATGCGAAGTTTGGCATCTTTGTCTTTTGGGGGCCAGCGTCGGTGCCGCAAGTAGGCAACGACAAGTATGGCAGGTGGATGTACTCCAAGAAGTACGTCCCCAACGGCGTCGACTGCCGTCGCTACCACGAGGCGCACTTTGGTCACTCGTCTAAATTCGGCTACAAGGACTTCTTTCCGCGATTCAAGATGGAGAAGTACGACGCCGGTGATTGGGTTTCGTTATTCGAAGAGTCCGGCGCGAAGTATATCGTGCCTGTCGCCGAAATGCATGACGGCTATGCCATGTACGCGTCGAAGCATACGCGCTGGAACGTCGTAGATGTCGGCCCGAAGCGCGACGTTATGCGTCTGCTAGTAGACGAGGCACGCAAGAAGGACCTGAAGGTTGGTCTGTCCTCCCACTTCGCTTGGAACCGCGAATACTATCCAAAGTGGGATCCCACGTTCGACACCAACGACCCTGAATTTGAAGACCTCTACGGCAAGCCCGTCAAACCAGAGGACCCTCCGACGCAGGAGTTCCTCGACCACTGGTGGGATCGCACCACGGACATTGTCGATCAGTATGAGCCAGACATTCTCTGGTTCGACTTCGGACTCGACAAACCGGGCTTCGCTCCGGTGCATAAGAAAATCATGGCCTACTACTACAACAAAGGGTTGGAGTGGGAAAAGGGTGTCGTCTTCCAAGACAAGAACATGCGGTACGAATCGTTCCCCGAAGATCTCATGGTGCTGGACATCGAGCGCGGTCGACGCACGGAAACGAGCCCGCTTCCCTGGCAAACCGACACAGCCGTGGGCAAAATATCTTGGACTTGGATCATCAACGAGAACTACAAGTCTTCCGACTTCTTGATCGATGAGCTGGTCGATATCGTCAGCAAAAACGGAAACTTGCTGCTCTCGATCGGCCCCAAACCGGACGGCACGATCGGTGAGAACGAGGCAGCGATCCTCAAGGACTTCGGCAAGTGGCTCGAAATCAACGGTGAGGCAATCTACGGCACACGCCCATGGAAAATCTACGGCGAAGGCCCCGCGAAATTCGCTGAAGGCAAGACGAAATTCAAGAACAAACACCACACCGAATACAACGATGTCGAGTCAGTCGCCGAAGATGTTCGCTTTACCACCAAAGGCGAAACGCTCTTCGCCATCTCACTCGCCTGGCCCAAAGATGGCAAGTTCCGCATCGAATCCCTCTCTAAAGGCAATCCTCACGAGTCGAAGCCTGTTGCTTCGGTGGAGTTCGTGAGTGGCTCGAACGAAATTGACTGGGAGCAGGCAGAGGATGCCCTGACGATTCAAACGCAGGGTGAACAGCCTTGTGAGGCGGCGTACGTGTTCAAGATTCAATTCGCCAACTAG
- a CDS encoding DUF1559 domain-containing protein — translation MRNRSFGFTLVELLVVIAIIGVLVGLLLPAVQQTRESARRSQCTNNLKQLALAALNYESAHGEYPAGGLILEGNQNGNGYYRGSNLFIQMLPFLEGENLLTAIDYDNRATWAYTQLHQHGDALTISFFRCPTNGHASQVRDYFGVQGAQDRAFGNVINRGILHNDGVFGVYSGRTTSEITDGTSNTVTIGENRLRAKYNTVDRAPGTDYSGLADWRTGGGGGRAPLSELLLKPVNPPRSVLTLNSAINDPAFFEPHGGSFDDRFSTHDHPFSSFHGNAANFAFADGHVQLVDDLIDLLVLRELGSMNSGNLIDSSQF, via the coding sequence ATGCGCAATCGCTCTTTCGGCTTTACGCTGGTCGAGTTGCTGGTTGTCATTGCAATCATCGGCGTGTTAGTTGGCTTGCTACTGCCCGCCGTGCAGCAAACGCGCGAATCGGCCCGCCGCAGTCAGTGCACGAATAATCTTAAGCAGCTTGCCCTGGCCGCGCTGAACTATGAATCAGCGCATGGGGAATACCCTGCCGGCGGCCTGATTCTCGAAGGCAACCAGAATGGCAACGGTTACTACCGAGGTAGTAACTTGTTTATTCAAATGCTCCCTTTCCTAGAGGGCGAGAATCTACTTACTGCAATCGATTACGATAATCGCGCAACTTGGGCGTATACCCAATTGCACCAACACGGCGATGCCTTGACGATCTCGTTCTTCCGCTGCCCCACGAATGGTCACGCATCGCAAGTGCGAGATTACTTTGGTGTCCAAGGAGCTCAAGACCGTGCTTTTGGAAACGTCATTAATCGTGGCATTTTGCACAATGATGGGGTCTTTGGTGTTTACTCAGGAAGAACCACCAGCGAAATCACCGACGGCACGTCGAACACAGTCACCATAGGCGAGAATCGCTTGCGCGCGAAATACAACACCGTGGACAGAGCCCCGGGCACCGACTATTCCGGGCTTGCCGACTGGCGTACCGGAGGAGGTGGTGGTCGCGCACCGTTGTCAGAGCTTCTCCTAAAACCGGTGAATCCTCCTCGCTCGGTTCTGACCCTGAACTCGGCGATTAACGACCCGGCATTTTTCGAGCCTCACGGTGGTTCATTCGACGATCGATTCAGCACGCACGACCACCCCTTTTCCAGCTTTCACGGAAATGCAGCAAACTTCGCCTTTGCCGATGGTCATGTTCAACTCGTCGACGACTTGATTGACCTCCTGGTGCTGCGAGAACTGGGCTCGATGAACAGCGGCAACCTGATCGACTCGAGCCAGTTCTGA
- a CDS encoding MBL fold metallo-hydrolase, whose protein sequence is MVDNAPVISHTHGDLTIEGYSRAAVQTYWRIPELKLGFDLGGQPWSFMGTETWFVSHGHLDHIAALPLYVARRRMMKMPQPTIYMPPEAIEPSREMLKQFTRLDRGRMPCELKPVYAGAEIPLSRELVVTVSETKHSVASCGFIVWDRRHKLKAEYTELSGEEIRDLRQAGTEVTEERRTPLVAYTGDTSPAGLDNCPEMYEAKILISELTFVSPEHRKEKIHKFGHMHLDDYVDRKDRFKNELVIAGHLSTRYHPNTVRKMVERALPDMLEGRLKLWL, encoded by the coding sequence ATGGTCGATAACGCCCCCGTCATTTCGCACACGCATGGCGATCTCACGATCGAGGGCTACTCGCGCGCCGCCGTGCAAACCTATTGGCGGATTCCGGAGCTGAAGTTGGGGTTCGACCTTGGTGGTCAACCGTGGTCGTTTATGGGAACCGAGACTTGGTTCGTTTCGCACGGCCACCTCGACCACATCGCGGCGTTGCCCTTATATGTCGCACGTCGGCGGATGATGAAGATGCCCCAGCCGACGATCTACATGCCGCCCGAGGCAATCGAGCCCTCGCGCGAAATGCTCAAGCAGTTCACGCGACTTGACCGTGGCCGCATGCCCTGCGAGCTCAAGCCGGTCTACGCGGGGGCGGAGATTCCGCTTTCTCGCGAGTTGGTCGTCACGGTGAGCGAAACCAAGCACTCGGTTGCTTCGTGCGGCTTCATCGTCTGGGATCGCCGTCACAAATTGAAGGCTGAGTACACCGAACTCTCAGGCGAAGAGATTCGCGATCTCCGCCAAGCCGGCACCGAAGTTACCGAGGAGCGTCGCACTCCACTTGTTGCCTACACCGGCGACACCTCCCCGGCTGGGCTCGATAACTGTCCCGAGATGTACGAAGCGAAGATTCTCATCAGCGAGCTGACGTTCGTTTCGCCCGAACACCGCAAAGAAAAAATCCACAAGTTCGGCCACATGCACTTGGACGACTATGTCGACCGTAAGGACCGGTTCAAGAATGAACTGGTGATCGCCGGCCACCTCAGCACGCGGTATCACCCGAATACCGTGAGGAAAATGGTCGAACGAGCTTTGCCCGACATGCTCGAAGGACGCTTGAAGTTGTGGTTGTAA
- a CDS encoding segregation/condensation protein A, which produces MPSAPSTISRFRVQLDAFAGPYDLLLYLVRKHELDILDIPIATVTQQYLEILAVIEQIDVDAVGDFLEVATKLMEAKSQTMLPRHEEEEEQLEDPREDLVQQLLEYRRYKQAASELEQRCLDWQRRYTRRTDDLNLTAPTAAEQPIGDVELWDLVSAFSRVTQHNAKTQPAKIAYDETPIEVHAERIKERLEREPRIRFVDFFAPQMHRSQMVGLFLAMLELIRHQGIRCEQTELFGEIWVLAADVEPT; this is translated from the coding sequence ATGCCCTCCGCTCCCTCGACCATTTCCCGTTTCCGCGTCCAACTTGACGCTTTTGCTGGTCCCTATGATCTGCTGCTCTATCTGGTGCGCAAGCACGAGCTAGACATCCTCGACATACCCATTGCGACGGTCACCCAGCAGTACCTCGAAATCCTGGCGGTCATTGAACAAATCGACGTCGACGCGGTGGGCGACTTTCTTGAAGTCGCCACCAAACTCATGGAAGCGAAGAGCCAGACGATGCTTCCACGACACGAAGAAGAGGAAGAACAGCTTGAGGACCCGAGGGAAGACCTCGTCCAGCAACTGCTCGAATACCGTCGCTACAAGCAGGCCGCCAGCGAATTGGAGCAACGCTGCCTCGACTGGCAACGACGCTACACCCGCCGCACAGACGATCTGAATTTGACCGCCCCAACGGCAGCCGAGCAACCGATCGGCGATGTCGAACTGTGGGACTTGGTGAGCGCCTTCAGCCGCGTGACGCAACACAATGCCAAGACGCAGCCTGCGAAGATCGCTTACGACGAAACGCCGATCGAGGTGCATGCGGAACGAATCAAGGAGCGGCTGGAGCGCGAGCCACGTATCCGCTTTGTTGATTTCTTTGCCCCCCAGATGCATCGCTCGCAGATGGTGGGACTATTCTTAGCGATGCTCGAGTTAATCCGCCACCAAGGGATTCGTTGCGAGCAAACCGAACTCTTCGGCGAAATCTGGGTCTTGGCTGCTGATGTTGAGCCTACATGA
- a CDS encoding HIT domain-containing protein gives MNEERLWAPWRLGYVAGDQQPEPMLPTSWLLGASQTCFVCRGAASFEDDLAARRENLVVEIGESAIAILNRYPYANGHLLVCPRRHVGNLCDLTEAESAECQSMLAEFTERYRTLIRADGFNIGLNLGTTAGAGVPGHLHWHLVPRWPGDSNFMPVTAGIRVIPQSLDELWEALVKD, from the coding sequence ATGAATGAAGAGCGACTATGGGCCCCATGGCGCTTGGGCTATGTCGCAGGAGATCAGCAGCCAGAGCCCATGCTGCCTACGTCATGGCTGCTAGGAGCTTCCCAGACGTGCTTCGTCTGCCGCGGCGCTGCTAGCTTTGAGGATGACTTGGCGGCCCGGCGTGAGAATCTCGTCGTCGAAATCGGCGAGTCGGCGATCGCCATTCTCAACCGTTATCCTTACGCGAATGGCCATTTGCTGGTTTGCCCGCGGCGGCACGTGGGCAACTTATGCGATCTCACCGAAGCAGAATCAGCTGAGTGCCAGTCGATGCTTGCAGAGTTCACGGAGCGTTACCGCACGTTGATTCGCGCTGACGGTTTTAACATTGGTTTGAACCTAGGAACCACTGCCGGGGCAGGCGTGCCGGGACATTTGCATTGGCACTTGGTGCCACGCTGGCCGGGAGATTCCAACTTCATGCCAGTCACCGCCGGGATTCGAGTGATTCCTCAGTCTCTCGACGAGTTGTGGGAAGCGTTGGTGAAGGACTAG
- the dgt gene encoding dNTP triphosphohydrolase, producing the protein MSNREAKSPEKWLLAPYAMRTADSAGRIHEESPHPYRNAYQRDRDRIVHSSAFRRLAHKTQVFLGTMGDYHRSRLTHTLEVTSIARTVGRTLRLNEDLIEPLALMHDIGHPPFGHAGEDVLNECLAEHGGFDHNAQALRIVELLERRYPKFPGLNLTREVLSGQGCRANKKSQTPEATSKQPLLEVQVVDAADNVAYDAHDPDDAIEMGLISLAELEESHLWREATKKAKERFAALDAHDTRRAVVHGVIDLLVGDLISASAERIREHDPQSSGEVQSLSFPLVQGSREMLEQQAELEALLFEQVYRHPQVLAQRERAQQTLHSTFDAIVHGNRTLPQESQALVESEGIQRVAGDYLASLTDRSALELTTTNVPVATVGTGE; encoded by the coding sequence ATGAGCAATCGCGAAGCGAAATCCCCAGAAAAATGGCTACTCGCCCCTTACGCAATGCGTACCGCGGACTCGGCGGGGCGAATTCATGAGGAATCGCCTCACCCTTATCGCAATGCCTACCAGCGGGATCGTGACCGGATCGTTCACTCTAGCGCGTTCCGCCGTCTTGCTCACAAGACGCAAGTTTTCCTTGGCACCATGGGCGACTACCATCGTTCGCGATTGACCCACACGTTGGAGGTTACTTCGATCGCGAGGACGGTTGGCCGAACGTTGCGGTTGAATGAGGACCTCATTGAGCCGCTCGCCCTGATGCATGACATCGGTCATCCGCCTTTCGGTCATGCCGGGGAGGATGTCCTCAACGAGTGCCTTGCGGAGCATGGCGGCTTCGATCACAACGCACAAGCGCTGCGGATCGTTGAGCTGCTGGAGCGTCGTTATCCGAAGTTTCCCGGTTTGAATCTCACACGCGAAGTCCTCTCGGGCCAAGGTTGTCGTGCGAATAAGAAGTCTCAAACACCGGAAGCCACATCCAAGCAGCCTTTGCTCGAAGTGCAAGTCGTCGATGCGGCTGACAACGTGGCATACGACGCTCACGACCCTGACGACGCCATCGAGATGGGACTCATTTCGCTGGCCGAACTGGAAGAGTCGCACCTGTGGCGGGAAGCAACCAAGAAAGCCAAAGAGCGCTTTGCAGCACTCGATGCCCATGATACTCGCCGCGCAGTCGTCCACGGGGTGATTGATCTGCTGGTGGGCGATTTGATATCGGCATCGGCGGAGCGGATTCGTGAGCACGACCCGCAAAGTTCTGGCGAAGTGCAATCCTTGAGCTTTCCCCTCGTGCAAGGTTCAAGAGAAATGCTTGAGCAACAGGCCGAGCTCGAGGCTCTGTTGTTCGAGCAGGTCTACCGTCATCCGCAAGTACTTGCCCAGCGCGAGCGTGCGCAACAGACACTTCACAGCACATTCGACGCCATCGTCCATGGCAATAGGACACTTCCGCAGGAGAGTCAGGCACTCGTTGAATCCGAAGGGATCCAGCGTGTGGCCGGAGACTATCTGGCGAGCCTGACTGATCGGTCAGCGCTTGAGCTAACCACTACAAACGTACCAGTCGCAACGGTTGGAACTGGGGAATAG
- a CDS encoding TRAM domain-containing protein, giving the protein MALIVLRCVFILVAAGLGVQLIQSDSLPKEPYIPWAVIGGMILLAGLVIGVDVWARKKRLDTITAVYFGLLIGLFLTYVLKIALSPVLLPDSPVTTWATLVLGMVLCYSCISILMQTKDDFRFIIPYVEFAKEIKGLKPYVLDTSVVIDGRIADVVDTRMIDNQLIMPQFVIAELQAIADSSEKLRRGRGRRGLDILNRLRSDPKVDLVIYDRELPQFAGQPVDQKLVLLAKHLEGKVVTNDYNLNKVAKLHEVGVINLNDISNALKPIFLPGESLEVRIMKPGEESGQGVGYLEDGTMVVIEGGREHVGENVAATVSSVLQTSAGRMVFGRYERNGSGGS; this is encoded by the coding sequence ATGGCCCTGATTGTCTTACGTTGTGTGTTCATCCTCGTTGCGGCGGGGCTTGGCGTGCAGTTGATTCAATCAGATTCCCTGCCCAAAGAGCCCTACATCCCCTGGGCAGTGATCGGCGGGATGATTCTACTCGCCGGTTTGGTGATTGGCGTTGATGTTTGGGCGCGAAAGAAACGCCTCGACACGATCACGGCGGTCTACTTCGGTCTGCTGATCGGGTTGTTTCTCACCTACGTCCTGAAGATCGCCCTCAGCCCCGTCCTCTTGCCCGACTCGCCCGTGACGACTTGGGCGACCTTGGTACTTGGCATGGTGCTGTGCTATTCGTGCATCAGTATTCTGATGCAAACGAAGGATGACTTTCGCTTCATCATTCCCTATGTGGAGTTCGCCAAAGAGATCAAAGGCCTGAAGCCTTACGTTCTCGACACGAGCGTGGTGATAGACGGACGCATCGCCGACGTGGTCGACACGCGGATGATCGACAATCAGTTGATTATGCCGCAGTTCGTGATTGCTGAGCTTCAGGCGATTGCTGACTCCAGCGAGAAGCTCCGTCGCGGGCGAGGTCGGCGTGGTCTGGACATCCTCAATCGCTTGCGTTCTGACCCAAAAGTCGACTTGGTGATTTACGATCGCGAACTTCCCCAGTTCGCGGGCCAGCCAGTCGATCAGAAACTGGTGCTGCTGGCGAAACATCTTGAGGGCAAAGTCGTCACCAACGATTACAACCTGAACAAAGTTGCGAAGCTTCACGAGGTTGGAGTCATCAACCTGAACGACATTTCCAACGCGCTCAAGCCGATCTTCCTGCCTGGGGAGTCGCTGGAAGTGCGGATCATGAAGCCGGGCGAGGAAAGTGGCCAAGGCGTCGGGTATCTTGAAGACGGCACGATGGTCGTCATCGAAGGGGGCCGCGAACACGTGGGCGAAAACGTCGCGGCCACCGTCAGCAGTGTGCTGCAAACCAGCGCAGGCCGTATGGTTTTCGGTCGCTACGAACGCAACGGCAGTGGCGGGTCGTAG
- a CDS encoding HD domain-containing phosphohydrolase encodes MTVSTQTQNQNSSTTDSQDGLIRLSEVIASLSYALDITEGQPQGHAARTCVIGMRIAQQIDLPAIDQSALFYGLLLKDLGCSSNAAKMCYLFGADDRTVKHDIKTIDWPKMSASMKFVRNAVAPGAGSLEKLMKIVSMALQGPSGPKKLVETRCERGAHIARQLGFTSQTATAIHQLDEHWNGKGHPQGLKGEEISPIARIMGLAQTVEVFYSQQGLKAALDIAQERKGRWFEPALVDALFALKDDHEFWRAVSAPNPDRLVSKYEPPDELMHADEDQFDKIAEAFASVVDAKSPWTSRHSMGVSEIAVGIGEVLGHSREELRVIRRMGLLHDVGKLGVSNTVLDKPGKLTDDEFAQMKKHTFHTQQILSRVHSLGDQADLAAAHHEKLNGRGYHLGIESGTLPQSARLLAVADIFEALSAKRPYRDGMPIEKIKSIMGGDAGTAICADSYAAMLTWLERGRFSNRMEKQLEAIDALLSQLD; translated from the coding sequence ATGACTGTCAGCACCCAAACACAGAATCAAAATTCGTCAACAACCGACTCGCAAGACGGGCTCATTCGCCTCTCGGAAGTGATCGCCTCGCTCTCCTATGCGCTCGACATCACCGAAGGCCAGCCCCAAGGCCACGCGGCACGGACCTGCGTGATCGGAATGCGGATCGCGCAGCAGATCGACCTACCAGCAATCGACCAGTCGGCTCTCTTTTACGGGTTGCTTCTCAAGGACCTCGGCTGCAGCAGCAATGCGGCGAAAATGTGTTACCTGTTCGGTGCCGACGATCGGACCGTCAAACACGACATCAAGACTATCGACTGGCCGAAGATGTCCGCGAGCATGAAGTTCGTCCGCAATGCGGTCGCGCCTGGTGCAGGCAGTTTAGAAAAACTGATGAAAATCGTGTCGATGGCTCTTCAGGGACCCAGCGGTCCGAAGAAGCTCGTCGAAACACGTTGCGAACGGGGTGCCCACATTGCCCGCCAGTTGGGTTTTACCTCTCAGACGGCTACCGCAATTCATCAACTGGATGAACACTGGAACGGCAAAGGACACCCTCAGGGGCTCAAAGGGGAAGAGATCTCTCCCATCGCTCGCATTATGGGGCTCGCGCAGACGGTCGAGGTTTTCTACAGCCAACAGGGCCTCAAGGCAGCGCTCGACATTGCCCAAGAGCGAAAAGGTCGATGGTTCGAACCTGCACTGGTGGATGCCCTGTTTGCTTTGAAAGACGACCACGAATTCTGGCGGGCAGTTTCGGCACCCAATCCCGACCGTTTGGTTTCGAAATACGAACCGCCCGATGAACTCATGCATGCCGACGAAGATCAATTCGACAAGATCGCTGAAGCCTTCGCGTCGGTCGTCGATGCCAAGAGTCCTTGGACTTCACGCCACTCGATGGGCGTTTCTGAGATCGCTGTTGGAATCGGCGAGGTACTGGGCCATTCCCGCGAAGAGTTACGCGTTATTCGTCGCATGGGACTTCTGCATGATGTGGGGAAACTGGGCGTCTCGAACACGGTACTCGACAAGCCGGGCAAGCTGACCGACGATGAATTCGCCCAAATGAAGAAGCACACCTTCCACACGCAGCAGATCCTCAGTCGTGTGCATAGCCTGGGTGATCAGGCCGATCTTGCTGCCGCTCATCACGAGAAACTCAACGGACGGGGCTATCACTTGGGGATCGAGAGCGGCACACTGCCCCAATCGGCCCGACTGCTAGCAGTGGCCGACATTTTCGAGGCTCTCTCTGCCAAGCGACCATACCGCGACGGAATGCCAATCGAGAAGATCAAGAGCATCATGGGCGGCGACGCCGGCACGGCCATTTGTGCTGATTCTTACGCAGCCATGCTCACGTGGCTTGAACGGGGCCGATTCTCCAATCGCATGGAGAAGCAGCTTGAAGCAATCGATGCTCTGCTGAGCCAGCTTGACTAG
- the argS gene encoding arginine--tRNA ligase — MNLLAELRSRFSQTLEAFDAPELAEMVLPSQDPKFGDYQANCAMPLGKRLGRPPREVATELVEKLDLADLCETPEIAGPGFINLRVKDERIVQLAEEALTDEDRLGVAKAAQPRTIVLDYSSPNVAKPMHVGHIRSTVIGDALASVLRLLGHRVITDNHIGDWGTQFGMILYGYKHFGDEKKLAETPVAELSRLYRFVNSLVEYHVLKTKKIPAAEQARDQQKIVVENLEDTPLPDDEKAKKKAAKKLRQAKGLLDERRGELIGLQEKLVEAEHDDQLIAVAKEHADIGQKVLAETAALHAGDRENLELWERFLPACLAEMDSIYERLGVKFDHTLGESFYHDRLADTVASLESQDLVTLSDGAKCIFLEGYDAPFIVQKRDGAYLYATTDLATIKYRVEEWQPEAILYVVDHRQSFHFEQLFATTRHWNDYKDLELQHISFGTVLGEDGKPYKTRSGTAVGLSGLLDEAVKRAYRIVSENDDARSEPLLSEAERRTVAERVGIGAIKYADLAHNRTSDYVFSYDKMLAMNGNTAAYMQYSYARVSSIFGKAGVDREALRQSNPEIKLESPQERALALSLLQFSEALARVASDYRPNHLTAYLFDLASKYSVFFNDCPVLKAESDKLRNSRLALCDLTARTLACGLDLLGIEVVERM; from the coding sequence ATGAATCTTCTCGCCGAACTTCGCAGCCGCTTTTCGCAGACACTTGAAGCGTTCGACGCGCCAGAACTGGCCGAAATGGTCCTCCCCAGCCAGGACCCCAAATTTGGCGACTATCAGGCGAACTGCGCCATGCCGTTGGGCAAGCGATTGGGTCGTCCGCCGCGTGAAGTTGCGACTGAGTTGGTTGAGAAGCTCGACCTTGCTGATCTGTGTGAAACCCCGGAGATCGCTGGGCCCGGGTTTATCAACCTGCGAGTGAAGGACGAGCGTATTGTCCAACTTGCGGAAGAAGCGCTCACCGACGAAGACCGTCTAGGCGTCGCCAAGGCTGCCCAGCCCCGAACGATCGTACTCGATTACTCGTCACCGAATGTCGCCAAGCCGATGCACGTGGGGCATATTCGTTCGACCGTCATCGGCGATGCTCTGGCTAGCGTCCTCAGGTTGCTGGGCCATCGGGTCATCACCGACAACCACATCGGTGACTGGGGCACCCAGTTCGGGATGATCCTGTACGGTTATAAACACTTCGGCGACGAGAAGAAGCTCGCTGAGACGCCCGTGGCTGAGCTCTCGCGACTTTACCGTTTCGTGAATTCCCTGGTTGAATATCACGTCCTGAAGACCAAGAAGATTCCCGCGGCCGAACAGGCCCGCGACCAGCAGAAGATTGTCGTCGAGAATCTCGAAGACACGCCACTACCTGACGATGAGAAAGCGAAGAAGAAGGCTGCCAAGAAGCTGCGTCAGGCAAAGGGTCTACTTGATGAGCGACGAGGCGAACTGATCGGGTTGCAAGAGAAACTGGTCGAAGCGGAGCACGACGACCAACTGATTGCTGTCGCCAAAGAGCATGCGGACATCGGTCAGAAAGTGCTCGCCGAAACGGCCGCCTTGCACGCTGGTGATAGAGAGAATCTTGAGCTCTGGGAACGCTTCCTCCCGGCGTGCCTTGCTGAAATGGATAGCATCTACGAGCGGCTCGGAGTGAAGTTTGATCACACGCTCGGGGAGAGCTTCTACCACGATCGCCTGGCTGACACGGTCGCCAGTCTCGAATCGCAGGACCTTGTCACACTGAGCGACGGGGCGAAGTGTATCTTTCTCGAAGGGTACGATGCACCGTTCATTGTGCAGAAGCGGGATGGGGCGTACCTCTACGCCACGACGGATCTCGCTACGATCAAGTACCGCGTCGAAGAGTGGCAGCCCGAGGCGATTCTTTACGTCGTGGACCATCGCCAGTCGTTCCACTTCGAGCAACTCTTCGCCACGACCCGACATTGGAACGACTACAAAGACCTAGAGCTTCAGCACATTAGCTTCGGCACCGTGCTTGGCGAAGACGGCAAGCCTTACAAGACACGCTCGGGGACTGCTGTCGGCTTGAGTGGCTTGCTCGACGAAGCGGTTAAGCGCGCCTACAGAATCGTCAGCGAAAACGACGACGCACGCTCTGAGCCACTGCTCTCAGAAGCCGAACGCCGCACCGTCGCAGAACGGGTCGGCATCGGGGCGATCAAGTACGCTGACCTCGCACATAATCGTACGAGCGACTACGTCTTCAGTTACGACAAGATGCTCGCCATGAACGGCAACACCGCCGCCTACATGCAGTACAGCTACGCCCGAGTGAGCAGCATTTTCGGCAAAGCGGGCGTTGATCGCGAAGCGCTGCGTCAGAGCAATCCGGAGATCAAACTCGAAAGTCCGCAAGAACGCGCCTTGGCGCTTTCCTTACTGCAATTCAGTGAAGCGCTCGCGCGTGTCGCCAGTGACTATCGCCCCAATCATCTGACGGCTTACCTATTTGACTTGGCAAGCAAGTACTCCGTCTTCTTCAACGATTGCCCCGTGCTCAAAGCTGAAAGCGACAAACTGCGAAACAGTCGATTAGCCTTATGTGATCTGACGGCGCGAACCCTCGCGTGTGGGCTTGATTTGCTCGGGATTGAAGTCGTCGAGCGGATGTAA
- the rsfS gene encoding ribosome silencing factor, with protein MNTENARPAIVESSSPNTPLPDDEASSRSLQLAMAAAQTAADNRGEDIVILDMREITPVFDYFVLATGKSRRQLHAMSEEIDHKLEDDLKDKRMGIEGYNESRWILLDYGNVVIHLFDEETREFYALEDFWNGATRVPFGD; from the coding sequence ATGAATACTGAGAATGCGAGACCTGCCATCGTAGAATCGAGCAGCCCCAACACGCCGCTTCCCGATGATGAAGCCTCAAGCCGCAGTTTGCAACTGGCCATGGCCGCTGCGCAGACCGCGGCGGACAACCGTGGCGAGGATATTGTGATCCTCGACATGCGCGAGATCACGCCCGTCTTCGATTACTTCGTGCTGGCCACCGGCAAAAGCCGCCGCCAGTTGCACGCGATGAGCGAAGAAATCGACCACAAGCTCGAGGACGATCTCAAAGACAAGCGAATGGGCATCGAAGGTTACAACGAAAGCCGTTGGATCTTGCTCGACTACGGCAACGTCGTGATTCATCTGTTCGATGAAGAAACACGGGAGTTTTACGCGCTTGAGGATTTTTGGAACGGGGCGACGCGGGTACCGTTTGGGGATTAA